In Scatophagus argus isolate fScaArg1 chromosome 5, fScaArg1.pri, whole genome shotgun sequence, a genomic segment contains:
- the si:ch211-14c7.2 gene encoding uncharacterized protein si:ch211-14c7.2 isoform X1 — MRPTTSTMLQQNNNNNYPCLNVSGSTREILQKCSRASLPLPSRLELGLGDLPLIRGLRAWALCSKNRRKAGGLLGGGQAPTAPPAGRGGSTSCPRPADVYLSREWGRLGYGLPLGLDAGQAGIGALVTVATLKTSEGSGKTQTQCLFLRTEKGSCLYSTAKPGSGVTTSAASGVVGGWLRGKTGGGGGGCRDTPAGRRDHGLTPPTQSGANRVRVRSGRRWRKSCNAAGREKAGVSRERQQQSNREDPAREIALGERQEDRDKGGLDGKQFPSPQQDIRRARQEKEGALRSARCCHNISPKACTQCGRRARRRESQDEHQGGESPNNRLNCEAKGMKKEMQKNEEEEEKRDLCELETSDSVLAAQSPDLESNHSHSESHSGRDVEEIKEAESNEGMKTQTSHSKDDCSEEEEDTNSEVMKIHTDSDPLCGRSEQVMDDFWTGQNDRKSSENSREEIAACVEANQESEKVMEGVDVKEEEGNISQAPAGFSLESSRCEDISVSTCPAPTSTAVSPESSAPIEGSTHNADHENCGALRENSKEDHLKWYQQIVSDCGVMGKEEPDVGRFEQLELNCVADESNTVNESRKPLFSFKNVDDSGLPDERDASSSPLRHDDPSIFEADGRIVTARGCSYSGLNVAEWRDELVCEQREEESCEGKTEQRANPEEGDEAGELWRRERTGNEPDGGDFKDGDDKERHAEDDTNDGAIQDDDDKEVRQHCALKVNWRSEERAGGCWGWKDEVGDTSGQTSITHVGAERETSTNAACADPSTSLALSLANSAPSPSLLESMATSLPCVEVVEEEEEEEGVGVTAGDREGGQEGDRRPGRELEELSEERSSTLDTQEGRKEEEEEEEDDEFGVFMQAEGEPSWSQGSTVSASVPCGSRASVALGNHAISGESIHWTPGWTDSSFHQSDDAWTAFPQDSSGDPRDVVGQWWPTSAVEESRGRLLTNQNLTTVFAEAFPSSPGSSSRDAVPTLTQFLRGTASQDQGLLDSFHDLNKMICQRYKRANGVSRDLLLKTLHLEQPHTENRPASRIANRRLSPGLPSANQHAQNAAAKRRLSYDYNRNIME, encoded by the exons ATGAGGCCAACAACGAGCACCATgctccagcagaacaacaacaacaactaccCCTGCCTGAACGTGTCAGGCTCGACCCGGGAGATCCTCCAGAAGTGCTCCAGAgcctctcttcccctccccaGCCGACTGGAGCTGGGTCTTGGCGACCTGCCGCTGATTCGGGGCCTTCGAGCCTGGGCCCTGTGCTCCAAGAACCGCCGGAAGGCCGGTGGTCTGCTTGGAGGAGGACAAGCACCTacagctcctcctgcaggcCGCGGGGGCTCGACTTCCTGCCCCAGGCCTGCAGATGTGTACCTGAGTAGGGAGTGGGGTCGCTTGGGGTACGGGCTTCCTTTGGGGCTGGACGCTGGGCAGGCTGGCATTGGCGCTTTGGTAACGGTTGCCACTTTGAAGACTTCAGAAGGCAGCGGGAAGACACAGACTCAATGTCTCTTCCTCCGGACTGAGAAAGGGAGCTGTTTGTATTCAACAGCTAAGCCTGGTTCTGGTGTGACAACCAGTGCAGCCTCCGGTGTGGTCGGGGGATGGCTGAGAGgcaaaacaggaggaggaggaggaggatgcagagACACTCCTGCCGGGAGGAGGGACCATGGGCTAACGCCACCAACGCAGAGCGGAGCAAACCGGGTTAGAGTGCGTTCTGGCCGGAGATGGAGGAAGTCCTGTAATGCAGCAGGACGAGAGAAAGCGGGCGTgagcagagagaggcagcagcaaAGTAACAGGGAGGATCCTGCCAGAGAAATCGCTCTGGGAGAAAGGCAGGAAGACCGAGACAAAGGAGGCCTGGACGGTAAACAGTTTCCCAGCCCACAGCAGGACATCAGAAGAGCCAGACAGGAGAAAGAAGGAGCACTGAGAAGTGCCAGATGCTGCCACAACATTTCTCCCAAAGCCTGTACTCAGTGTGGAAGGAGAGCACGAAGGAGGGAGAGCCAGGATGAACACCAGGGCGGAGAAAGTCCGAACAACAGGCTGAACTGTGAGGCGAAGGGAATGAAGAAGGAGATGCAaaagaatgaggaggaggaggagaagcgaGACCTCTGCGAGTTGGAGACCTCGGACTCTGTTCTGGCTGCACAAAGCCCTGACCTAGAATCTAACCACTCTCACTCAGAATCCCACAGCGGCCGTGATGTTGAAGAGATTAAAGAAGCCGAGAGCAATGAGGggatgaaaacacaaacctctCACAGCAAGGATGACtgttcagaggaagaggaagatacAAACTCTGAGGttatgaaaatacacacagacagtgatCCCCTTTGTGGCCGTTCTGAGCAGGTGATGGATGACTTTTGGACAGGACAAAATGATAGAAAATCAAGTGAAAACTCCCGTGAGGAAATTGCAGCTTGTGTGGAGGCAAACCAAGAATCTGAGAAAGTCATGGAGGGTGTGGATGttaaagaggaggaagggaacaTCAGTCAGGCTCCTGCTGGATTCTCGCTTGAGTCCAGCCGCTGTGAGGACATCTCTGTCTCTACTTGTCCTGCCCCCACTAGCACTGCAGTCTCCCCCGAGTCCTCCGCTCCTATAGAGGGCAGCACCCATAATGCTGACCATGAGAACTGTGGTGCTCTGAGAGAGAACAGCAAAGAAGATCACCTCAAATGGTATCAACAAATAGTATCAGACTGTGGGGTCATGGGTAAGGAAGAACCAGATGTTGGTAGATTTGAACAGCTAGAACTAAACTGTGTGGCTGACGAGAGCAACACTGTGAACGAGAGCAGAAAAcctctgttttcctttaaaaatgtgGACGACAGCGGCCTGCCAGACGAGAGAGATGCTTCATCTTCACCTCTCAGACACGATGATCCCTCCATCTTTGAGGCAGACGGGAGGATCGTAACAGCACGCGGCTGCAGCTATAGTGGGCTTAACGTAGCAGAGTGGAGAGATGAGCTGGTGTGcgaacagagagaagaggagtcATGTGAAGGGAAAACCGAGCAGAGAGCAAATCCTGAGGAAGGAGATGAAGCTGGGGAGCTCTGGAGGAGAGAGCGCACTGGGAACGAGCCAGACGGTGGTGATTTTAAAGATGGTGACGACAAAGAACGACACGCTGAGGATGACACTAATGACGGTGCCATCCAGGACGATGACGATAAAGAAGTAAGGCAACACTGTGCGCTAAAAGTCAACTGGAGGTCAGAGGAGCGTGCAGGTGGATGCTGGGGATGGAAGGACGAGGTTGGAGACACCTCTGGACAAACAAGCATCACCCATgttggagcagagagagagaccagcaCGAACGCAGCCTGTGCTGATCCCTCcacctctcttgctctctccctGGCTAATTCTGCCCCCTCTCCGTCCCTCCTGGAATCCATGGCAACCAGCCTGCCCtgtgtggaggtggtggaggaggaggaggaggaggaaggggtcGGAGTGACggcaggagacagagaaggaggccAGGAAGGGGACAGGAGGCCCGGGcgagagctggaggagctgagcGAGGAGAGGAGCTCCACCCTGGACACtcaggaggggaggaaagaggaggaggaggaggaggaggacgatgagTTTGGAGTGTTCATGCAGGCGGAGGGAGAGCCGTCCTGGAGCCAGGGATCCACCGTGTCTGCCTCAGTGCCTTGTGGGAGCAGAGCGAGTGTTG CACTTGGAAACCATGCCATCAGCGGGGAGTCGATCCACTGGACACCAGGCTGGACGGACAGCTCGTTCCACCAATCGGACGACGCCTGGACGGCTTTTCCTCAGGACTCGTCAGGCGACCCTCGAGACGTCGTGGGACAGTGGTGGCCTACCAGCGCtgtggaggagagcagaggcagACTCCTGACCAATCAGAATCTG ACGACTGTCTTTGCTGAGGCCTTCCCCTCATCGCCTGGTTCGTCCTCACGTGACGCTGTTCCCACGCTGACCCAGTTCCTCAGGGGCACAGCCAGCCAGGACCAGGG GCTTTTGGACAGTTTCCACGACTTGAACAAAATGATTTGCCAGAGATACAAGAGAGCCAACGGTGTGTCTCGTGACCTGCTGCTGAAGACTTTACACCTGGAGCAGCCACACACC GAAAACAGACCCGCTTCCCGGATAGCCAATCGCCGACTCTCTCCCGGCCTTCCCTCGGCCAATCAGCACGCTCAGAACGCTGCTGCTAAGCGACGGCTGTCATACGACTACAACAGAAACATCATGGAGTGA
- the si:ch211-14c7.2 gene encoding uncharacterized protein si:ch211-14c7.2 isoform X2, whose protein sequence is MRPTTSTMLQQNNNNNYPCLNVSGSTREILQKCSRASLPLPSRLELGLGDLPLIRGLRAWALCSKNRRKAGGLLGGGQAPTAPPAGRGGSTSCPRPADVYLSREWGRLGYGLPLGLDAGQAGIGALVTVATLKTSEGSGKTQTQCLFLRTEKGSCLYSTAKPGSGVTTSAASGVVGGWLRGKTGGGGGGCRDTPAGRRDHGLTPPTQSGANRVRVRSGRRWRKSCNAAGREKAGVSRERQQQSNREDPAREIALGERQEDRDKGGLDGKQFPSPQQDIRRARQEKEGALRSARCCHNISPKACTQCGRRARRRESQDEHQGGESPNNRLNCEAKGMKKEMQKNEEEEEKRDLCELETSDSVLAAQSPDLESNHSHSESHSGRDVEEIKEAESNEGMKTQTSHSKDDCSEEEEDTNSEVMKIHTDSDPLCGRSEQVMDDFWTGQNDRKSSENSREEIAACVEANQESEKVMEGVDVKEEEGNISQAPAGFSLESSRCEDISVSTCPAPTSTAVSPESSAPIEGSTHNADHENCGALRENSKEDHLKWYQQIVSDCGVMGKEEPDVGRFEQLELNCVADESNTVNESRKPLFSFKNVDDSGLPDERDASSSPLRHDDPSIFEADGRIVTARGCSYSGLNVAEWRDEAGELWRRERTGNEPDGGDFKDGDDKERHAEDDTNDGAIQDDDDKEVRQHCALKVNWRSEERAGGCWGWKDEVGDTSGQTSITHVGAERETSTNAACADPSTSLALSLANSAPSPSLLESMATSLPCVEVVEEEEEEEGVGVTAGDREGGQEGDRRPGRELEELSEERSSTLDTQEGRKEEEEEEEDDEFGVFMQAEGEPSWSQGSTVSASVPCGSRASVALGNHAISGESIHWTPGWTDSSFHQSDDAWTAFPQDSSGDPRDVVGQWWPTSAVEESRGRLLTNQNLTTVFAEAFPSSPGSSSRDAVPTLTQFLRGTASQDQGLLDSFHDLNKMICQRYKRANGVSRDLLLKTLHLEQPHTENRPASRIANRRLSPGLPSANQHAQNAAAKRRLSYDYNRNIME, encoded by the exons ATGAGGCCAACAACGAGCACCATgctccagcagaacaacaacaacaactaccCCTGCCTGAACGTGTCAGGCTCGACCCGGGAGATCCTCCAGAAGTGCTCCAGAgcctctcttcccctccccaGCCGACTGGAGCTGGGTCTTGGCGACCTGCCGCTGATTCGGGGCCTTCGAGCCTGGGCCCTGTGCTCCAAGAACCGCCGGAAGGCCGGTGGTCTGCTTGGAGGAGGACAAGCACCTacagctcctcctgcaggcCGCGGGGGCTCGACTTCCTGCCCCAGGCCTGCAGATGTGTACCTGAGTAGGGAGTGGGGTCGCTTGGGGTACGGGCTTCCTTTGGGGCTGGACGCTGGGCAGGCTGGCATTGGCGCTTTGGTAACGGTTGCCACTTTGAAGACTTCAGAAGGCAGCGGGAAGACACAGACTCAATGTCTCTTCCTCCGGACTGAGAAAGGGAGCTGTTTGTATTCAACAGCTAAGCCTGGTTCTGGTGTGACAACCAGTGCAGCCTCCGGTGTGGTCGGGGGATGGCTGAGAGgcaaaacaggaggaggaggaggaggatgcagagACACTCCTGCCGGGAGGAGGGACCATGGGCTAACGCCACCAACGCAGAGCGGAGCAAACCGGGTTAGAGTGCGTTCTGGCCGGAGATGGAGGAAGTCCTGTAATGCAGCAGGACGAGAGAAAGCGGGCGTgagcagagagaggcagcagcaaAGTAACAGGGAGGATCCTGCCAGAGAAATCGCTCTGGGAGAAAGGCAGGAAGACCGAGACAAAGGAGGCCTGGACGGTAAACAGTTTCCCAGCCCACAGCAGGACATCAGAAGAGCCAGACAGGAGAAAGAAGGAGCACTGAGAAGTGCCAGATGCTGCCACAACATTTCTCCCAAAGCCTGTACTCAGTGTGGAAGGAGAGCACGAAGGAGGGAGAGCCAGGATGAACACCAGGGCGGAGAAAGTCCGAACAACAGGCTGAACTGTGAGGCGAAGGGAATGAAGAAGGAGATGCAaaagaatgaggaggaggaggagaagcgaGACCTCTGCGAGTTGGAGACCTCGGACTCTGTTCTGGCTGCACAAAGCCCTGACCTAGAATCTAACCACTCTCACTCAGAATCCCACAGCGGCCGTGATGTTGAAGAGATTAAAGAAGCCGAGAGCAATGAGGggatgaaaacacaaacctctCACAGCAAGGATGACtgttcagaggaagaggaagatacAAACTCTGAGGttatgaaaatacacacagacagtgatCCCCTTTGTGGCCGTTCTGAGCAGGTGATGGATGACTTTTGGACAGGACAAAATGATAGAAAATCAAGTGAAAACTCCCGTGAGGAAATTGCAGCTTGTGTGGAGGCAAACCAAGAATCTGAGAAAGTCATGGAGGGTGTGGATGttaaagaggaggaagggaacaTCAGTCAGGCTCCTGCTGGATTCTCGCTTGAGTCCAGCCGCTGTGAGGACATCTCTGTCTCTACTTGTCCTGCCCCCACTAGCACTGCAGTCTCCCCCGAGTCCTCCGCTCCTATAGAGGGCAGCACCCATAATGCTGACCATGAGAACTGTGGTGCTCTGAGAGAGAACAGCAAAGAAGATCACCTCAAATGGTATCAACAAATAGTATCAGACTGTGGGGTCATGGGTAAGGAAGAACCAGATGTTGGTAGATTTGAACAGCTAGAACTAAACTGTGTGGCTGACGAGAGCAACACTGTGAACGAGAGCAGAAAAcctctgttttcctttaaaaatgtgGACGACAGCGGCCTGCCAGACGAGAGAGATGCTTCATCTTCACCTCTCAGACACGATGATCCCTCCATCTTTGAGGCAGACGGGAGGATCGTAACAGCACGCGGCTGCAGCTATAGTGGGCTTAACGTAGCAGAGTGGAGAG ATGAAGCTGGGGAGCTCTGGAGGAGAGAGCGCACTGGGAACGAGCCAGACGGTGGTGATTTTAAAGATGGTGACGACAAAGAACGACACGCTGAGGATGACACTAATGACGGTGCCATCCAGGACGATGACGATAAAGAAGTAAGGCAACACTGTGCGCTAAAAGTCAACTGGAGGTCAGAGGAGCGTGCAGGTGGATGCTGGGGATGGAAGGACGAGGTTGGAGACACCTCTGGACAAACAAGCATCACCCATgttggagcagagagagagaccagcaCGAACGCAGCCTGTGCTGATCCCTCcacctctcttgctctctccctGGCTAATTCTGCCCCCTCTCCGTCCCTCCTGGAATCCATGGCAACCAGCCTGCCCtgtgtggaggtggtggaggaggaggaggaggaggaaggggtcGGAGTGACggcaggagacagagaaggaggccAGGAAGGGGACAGGAGGCCCGGGcgagagctggaggagctgagcGAGGAGAGGAGCTCCACCCTGGACACtcaggaggggaggaaagaggaggaggaggaggaggaggacgatgagTTTGGAGTGTTCATGCAGGCGGAGGGAGAGCCGTCCTGGAGCCAGGGATCCACCGTGTCTGCCTCAGTGCCTTGTGGGAGCAGAGCGAGTGTTG CACTTGGAAACCATGCCATCAGCGGGGAGTCGATCCACTGGACACCAGGCTGGACGGACAGCTCGTTCCACCAATCGGACGACGCCTGGACGGCTTTTCCTCAGGACTCGTCAGGCGACCCTCGAGACGTCGTGGGACAGTGGTGGCCTACCAGCGCtgtggaggagagcagaggcagACTCCTGACCAATCAGAATCTG ACGACTGTCTTTGCTGAGGCCTTCCCCTCATCGCCTGGTTCGTCCTCACGTGACGCTGTTCCCACGCTGACCCAGTTCCTCAGGGGCACAGCCAGCCAGGACCAGGG GCTTTTGGACAGTTTCCACGACTTGAACAAAATGATTTGCCAGAGATACAAGAGAGCCAACGGTGTGTCTCGTGACCTGCTGCTGAAGACTTTACACCTGGAGCAGCCACACACC GAAAACAGACCCGCTTCCCGGATAGCCAATCGCCGACTCTCTCCCGGCCTTCCCTCGGCCAATCAGCACGCTCAGAACGCTGCTGCTAAGCGACGGCTGTCATACGACTACAACAGAAACATCATGGAGTGA